The following coding sequences are from one Manduca sexta isolate Smith_Timp_Sample1 chromosome 7, JHU_Msex_v1.0, whole genome shotgun sequence window:
- the LOC115447415 gene encoding UPF0587 protein GA18326, which produces MVKIALQIQANLECIEKLYTNHPYYQWFLKLKCGSCGEVSEKFHDLTEAEKIPQKHNRSETNLLIKCKLCSRENSMDVIEGSNGQYTNNDVGKFKTIVIFDCRGVEPVDFEPKSGWIAEAEDDGKKFEDVDLSEKEWVDYDEKNQTSVGVYELEWKFIKVK; this is translated from the exons ATGGTTAAAATCGCCCTTCAAATACAAGCAAATTTGGAATGCATAGAGAAACTGTACACAAACCATCCGTATTACCAATGGTTTCTAAAATTAAAGTGCGGAAGTTGTGGCGAAGTGTCGGAAAAGTTTCACGATCTCACCGAAGCTGAAAAAATACCTCAAAAACACAACAGGTCGGAGACAAACCTGCTGATTAAATGCAAATTGTGTTCGAGGGAGAATAGTATGGATGTTATTGAGGGCAGTAATG GTCAATACACCAACAATGATGTAGGCAAGTTCAAGactattgtaatatttgacTGCAGAGGGGTGGAGCCAGTGGATTTCGAGCCCAAGTCTGGGTGGATTGCTGAGGCAGAGGATGATG GTAAGAAGTTTGAAGATGTGGACTTATCTGAAAAAGAATGGGTGGATTATGATGAGAAGAACCAGACATCAGTGGGAGTGTATGAGCTGGAGTGGAAGTTCATTAAAGTGAAGTAA
- the LOC115447414 gene encoding ataxin-10, with protein MSRDKSVWFAEEILLDAKLINFQLETGEWDAVEEMLRAEAQLSRDAETGRLRPKKASEYTLRLIAEVLHIMRLDVEQASYNRSTLAVAEQCLRLVRSCGAAGTKMQTYISKELSILDSMYVLATEYQHPSVNFLNEELMKCMTVLVQTLGNLVVNNPFNQIMIWNKFDTIILNCLIGQNDKIATAAAMIVYNILLGQPNVLPADDVMLLNSLAYMYNNDNTEYPHLIIEYLIGVENTYIEKLYSKLEPECRMLVLNLAYNILMSNESQDINVSVNFVKFMAHEFKSKSDCILKTVDKYVNTIEPQEVVFLLEIIATASSMDAYMDCLQSDTSLFINCAFLLQAIHTLGKQSSNFFSSINKLYAATGKQLINDENVMAATTPPEIPLTKNDSADNMLSCNETTSECTESESSEQYFECTEMPPYMDRLESTLDSLQQPIKFTESLPEMKNGRSNSVKIDADLSKVAYKRSSSVPKTGDDRISLPTRRISLEHKIDMGDDTEPPLIIDSSSPNGSMNTIAEVIPVALQPRLDLQPNSNSRTDSQESTPNDPPTEIHLPKEEVKSEVKASPSEISPPLADMPQETESQKQSPDTPKEVKKSQNLSTDFDLSEQLQKILGISDKTRGDNANVEKKSEPAKEVKISDDNAANKVPSVKIDSPESQKTRLGAVDMSTPKKAVTCVETVERHVAFGFKAALVRTLANLCWKNPENKKQMRELDVIPILLDCCNIDARNPLIMQWVIFAVRNLCENCPENQEVISKITLQAPVDNEVLQEMGLTLQADAQGNSIRIAPLPRG; from the exons ATGTCTCGAGATAAAAGCGTGTGGTTCGCGGAGGAAATTTTATTAGACGCTAAGCTAATTAATTTCCAGCTGGAGACAGGAGAATGGGACGCTGTAGAGGAGATGTTACGCGCGGAGGCGCAACTTTCTCGCGATGCCGAAACTGGCCGACTACGACC AAAAAAAGCATCAGAATATACACTGCGTCTTATAGCTGAAGTTCTCCACATAATGAGATTAGATGTTGAACAGGCTTCATACAATCGCAGCACTCTGGCTGTCGCCGAGCAATGTCTCAGACTGGTTCGTTCCTGTGGTGCTGCCGGCACTAAAATGCAAACCTATATCTCAAAAGAACTTTCAATACTAGACTCTATGTATGTGTTAGCAACAGAATACCAACACCCCAGCGTTAATTTCTTGAATGAGGAGCTCATGAAATGCATGACTGTTCTTGTGCAAACATTAGGAAACCTTGTTGTCAATAACCCGTTCAATCAAATCATGATTTGGAATAAATTcgacacaataatattaaattgtttaattggaCAGAATGACAAAATTGCAACAGCTGCTGCTATGATTGTGTACAATATCCTGCTAGGTCAGCCGAATGTGTTGCCAGCGGATGATGTTATGTTACTTAATTCATTAGCATACATGTACAATAATGACAACACTGAGTACCCACATTTGATTATTGAATATCTTATTGGAGTTGAGAATACTTACATCGAGAAATTGTATTCCAAACTTGAACCAGAGTGTAGAATGCTGGTTTTGAACCTAGCATATAATATACTGATGTCGAATGAATCACAAGATATTAACGTATCAGTAAACTTTGTCAAGTTCATGGCACATGAGTTTAAAAGTAAATCTGATTGTATTTTGAAGACCGTTGATAAATACGTGAATACAATAGAACCGCAAGAAGTCGTGTTTCTACTGGAGATCATTGCCACTGCGTCAAGTATGGATGCCTACATGGATTGTCTGCAGAGCGACACATCTTTGTTTATCAATTGTGCTT TTCTTCTTCAAGCAATTCACACGCTTGGTAAGCAGAGTAGTAACTTCTTTTCGTCAATAAACAAACTGTATGCTGCTACTGGTAAACAACTTATTAATGATGAAAATGTTATGGCAGCCACTACTCCACCTgaaa TTCCCTTAACCAAAAACGATTCTGCAGACAACATGCTCTCCTGCAACGAGACAACCTCAGAGTGCACAGAATCCGAAAGTAGCgaacaatattttgaatgtacTGAAATGCCTCCATACATGGACAGGCTGGAAAGCACCCTAGACAGTCTCCAACAACCTATAAAGTTCACCGAATCCCTGCCAGAAATGAAAAATGGCAGGAGTAACTCAGTCAAAATTGACGCAGATCTCTCTAAAGTAGCATACAAACGCAGTAGCTCGGTACCAAAAACTGGCGATGACCGTATATCTTTACCCACACGGAGAATAAGCCTTGAACACAAAATAGACATGGGCGATGACACTGAACCGCCACTTATAATAGATTCATCGTCGCCAAACGGCAGTATGAACACAATCGCGGAAGTGATTCCAGTCGCTTTACAGCCAAGGCTTGATCTGCAGCCAAACAGCAATAGCAGGACCGATTCTCAGGAAAGCACGCCCAATGACCCGCCTACAGAAATACATTTACCTAAAGAGGAGGTCAAAAGTGAAGTAAAGGCGTCGCCGAGTGAAATATCTCCTCCTTTGGCAGATATGCCGCAAGAGACTGAATCTCAGAAACAATCCCCAGACACTCCAAAAGAAGTGAAGAAAAGTCAAAACCTGTCTACGGATTTCGATCTCAGTGAGCAGTTACAAAAGATCCTCGGAATTTCTGATAAAACTAGGGGAGATAATGCCAATGTGGAAAAGAAGAGCGAACCAGCCAAAGAAGTCAAAATATCTGATGATAATGCGGCAAATAAAGTCCCATCTGTGAAGATCGATTCGCCAGAATCTCAAAAGACAag ATTGGGCGCAGTCGACATGAGCACGCCTAAGAAAGCTGTAACATGCGTTGAAACTGTAGAGAGACACGTAGCGTTCGGGTTCAAGGCGGCTCTCGTGCGTACGCTGGCTAACTTGTGTTGGAAGAATCCTGAAAACAAGAAACAG ATGCGGGAACTGGACGTTATTCCGATACTTCTCGACTGCTGCAACATCGACGCTCGCAATCCTC TGATAATGCAGTGGGTCATTTTTGCTGTGCGCAATTTATGTGAAAATTGTCCTGAAAACCAG GAGGTGATATCCAAGATAACTCTTCAAGCTCCTGTTGACAATGAAGTACTCCAAGAAATGGGCCTCACACTCCAAGCTGATGCTCAAGGAAACTCCATTAGGATTGCGCCTTTGCCCCGCGGATAA